In Bacillus sp. Marseille-Q1617, a genomic segment contains:
- the cccB gene encoding cytochrome c551: MKKKLLGILLGTSLVLAACGGDDGGDSTETSSGGVDAEKIVNNKCTSCHGGNLEGGMGPALNDVGSRLDKDQILEIIKNGKGQMPADLVKGEEAEAVAEWLANKK; the protein is encoded by the coding sequence ATGAAGAAAAAGCTTTTAGGCATTCTTTTAGGAACTTCATTAGTACTTGCAGCCTGCGGCGGGGACGACGGCGGAGACAGCACGGAAACGAGCTCAGGCGGCGTTGATGCAGAGAAAATCGTTAACAACAAATGCACAAGCTGCCACGGCGGCAACTTGGAAGGCGGCATGGGGCCTGCTCTTAACGATGTTGGCTCTCGTTTAGACAAAGACCAAATCCTTGAAATCATTAAAAACGGTAAAGGCCAAATGCCTGCAGATCTTGTAAAAGGTGAAGAGGCAGAAGCCGTTGCTGAATGGCTGGCGAATAAAAAATAA
- the ftsE gene encoding cell division ATP-binding protein FtsE — protein MIEMKDVYKQYNNGVMAANGFNVHIKQGEFVYVVGPSGAGKSTFIKMMYREVKPSKGDIIVNGINLAKIKNSRVPHLRRNIGVVFQDFKLLPSLTIYENVAFALEVIEEHPKQIKKRVMDVLELVGLKHKARMLPNELSGGEQQRVSIARSIVNTPKLVIADEPTGNLDPETSWDIMNILEEIATRGTTVIMATHNREIVNTIKHRVIAIENGRIVRDEQRGDYGYEG, from the coding sequence ATGATTGAAATGAAAGACGTCTATAAGCAGTATAACAACGGCGTTATGGCTGCGAATGGGTTTAACGTCCATATTAAGCAAGGCGAGTTTGTTTATGTCGTGGGTCCAAGTGGCGCCGGAAAATCAACGTTCATCAAGATGATGTACCGCGAAGTGAAGCCTTCCAAAGGTGACATCATCGTGAATGGTATAAATCTAGCAAAAATCAAGAATAGCAGAGTACCTCATTTACGCAGAAATATAGGAGTGGTCTTCCAGGATTTCAAACTGCTCCCGTCTCTGACAATATATGAAAACGTTGCGTTTGCTCTTGAAGTAATAGAAGAGCATCCGAAACAAATCAAGAAACGTGTAATGGATGTACTTGAACTCGTAGGTCTTAAGCATAAAGCCAGAATGCTCCCTAATGAATTATCAGGCGGTGAGCAGCAGCGTGTTTCGATTGCACGGTCAATCGTCAATACGCCGAAGCTGGTGATTGCCGACGAGCCTACAGGGAATCTGGATCCAGAAACGTCCTGGGATATTATGAATATCCTTGAGGAAATCGCAACACGTGGTACAACAGTGATCATGGCTACACATAACCGGGAAATCGTAAATACAATCAAGCATCGGGTAATCGCCATTGAGAATGGCCGGATTGTCCGGGACGAACAGCGAGGTGATTACGGTTATGAAGGCTAG
- the ftsX gene encoding permease-like cell division protein FtsX, producing MKARTYARHVRESFKSIGRNGWMTFASVSAVTVTLLLVGVFIVLMLNMNKVATDIEKDVEVRVLLEVGTKPEEAKAVGDKIKKINEVESVDYSSKEEELQNLVKDLGDDFRLFEQDNPLYDVFIVKAENPRDTGKIAAQINKYENVNEAMYGEAKIEKLFNILEMSRNVGLVLIIGLLFTAMFLISNTIKITIVARRREIEIMKLVGATNWFVRWPFVLEGLWLGVLGSIIPIALVTTGYYYAYDFIKPKLQNHFIQILDFTPFIYQVNGLILLMGCLIGAWGSFMSVRKFLRV from the coding sequence ATGAAGGCTAGAACGTATGCCCGTCACGTAAGGGAAAGTTTTAAGAGCATCGGCCGTAACGGCTGGATGACATTTGCATCCGTCAGTGCCGTAACCGTCACATTATTGCTTGTTGGTGTTTTCATCGTACTGATGCTAAACATGAACAAGGTAGCAACCGATATAGAGAAAGATGTTGAAGTTCGCGTACTTCTCGAAGTTGGTACGAAGCCTGAAGAAGCTAAAGCCGTTGGAGATAAGATAAAGAAAATAAATGAAGTCGAATCCGTCGATTATTCTTCCAAAGAGGAAGAACTTCAGAACCTGGTAAAGGATCTCGGTGACGATTTCAGATTATTCGAGCAAGATAACCCATTATATGATGTATTTATTGTAAAAGCGGAAAATCCTCGCGATACCGGAAAAATTGCTGCACAGATCAACAAGTATGAGAATGTAAATGAAGCAATGTATGGAGAAGCGAAGATTGAAAAGTTATTCAATATCCTTGAAATGAGCAGAAACGTCGGATTGGTCCTGATCATCGGTCTGTTGTTCACGGCGATGTTCCTCATCTCAAATACGATTAAAATAACGATTGTCGCTAGAAGAAGGGAAATCGAGATAATGAAACTCGTGGGTGCAACCAACTGGTTCGTCCGCTGGCCTTTCGTATTGGAAGGGCTATGGCTTGGTGTTTTAGGTTCTATTATCCCGATCGCTCTTGTTACAACTGGTTATTACTATGCTTACGACTTTATAAAGCCAAAACTTCAAAATCATTTTATACAGATATTGGACTTTACCCCGTTCATCTACCAAGTAAACGGATTGATCCTCTTAATGGGATGCTTGATCGGCGCCTGGGGAAGCTTCATGTCTGTACGTAAATTCTTGAGAGTATAA
- a CDS encoding murein hydrolase activator EnvC — MNRKYFLSIAIAAALTIGSFPALGTPANAHSSVEDLKKKQDEVSSKKDKINGEIDQKKSEINANINKQQDIKAKIAEFDAKIKDTENKIAEKTKEIEETNAEIDQLKKEIKALEEKIKERNELLKERARAIQEKGGSANYLDVLLGADSFGDFINRVTAVNTIVSADKKIMDEQKRDQEELEKKKEEVETKLAELEDDKANLVTLKQDLNSEKAQKAELFKQLEKQQASLQVEKADLEKESNALAKMEQQIGGEIQAEQARLAELARQRELEKKRQAEAEAAKRAAAQAQTSTSSSGGSTAAPAPSTPVSSGTWTRPASGAITTEYGWDTLNGKPRYHYGIDVAARGSVPIVAAADGYVIKSQYSSSYGNVVYITHSINGKTFTTVYAHMSSSSVSSGQPVDKGQQIGYMGNTGYSFGQHLHFELHAGSWNASKSNSVNPRQYINF, encoded by the coding sequence TTGAACAGGAAGTATTTTTTATCAATAGCAATAGCAGCAGCATTAACAATCGGGAGTTTTCCGGCGTTGGGAACTCCAGCCAACGCTCACTCCTCAGTAGAGGATTTGAAAAAGAAACAAGATGAGGTTTCCTCTAAAAAAGATAAAATCAATGGTGAAATCGATCAGAAAAAATCAGAAATTAATGCCAACATCAATAAACAGCAGGATATTAAAGCGAAAATTGCAGAATTCGATGCAAAAATAAAAGATACTGAAAACAAAATCGCAGAGAAAACAAAAGAAATTGAAGAAACAAATGCTGAAATTGATCAACTTAAAAAAGAGATCAAAGCTTTGGAGGAAAAAATCAAAGAGCGTAATGAACTTTTAAAAGAACGCGCTCGTGCGATTCAGGAAAAAGGCGGCTCAGCAAACTATCTTGATGTCCTTCTTGGCGCGGACAGCTTCGGCGACTTCATCAACCGTGTCACTGCAGTCAACACAATCGTGAGTGCAGATAAAAAGATCATGGACGAGCAAAAGAGAGACCAGGAAGAATTAGAGAAAAAGAAAGAAGAAGTAGAAACGAAACTAGCAGAATTAGAAGATGATAAAGCGAATCTAGTAACGTTAAAGCAAGACTTGAACAGTGAAAAAGCCCAAAAAGCGGAACTGTTCAAACAGCTTGAAAAGCAGCAGGCTTCCCTTCAAGTGGAAAAAGCGGACCTTGAAAAAGAATCAAATGCGTTAGCGAAAATGGAACAGCAAATCGGCGGTGAAATCCAGGCAGAGCAGGCACGTTTAGCAGAACTTGCCCGCCAGCGTGAACTTGAGAAGAAGAGACAGGCAGAAGCAGAAGCTGCGAAACGCGCAGCAGCTCAAGCTCAAACTAGCACGAGCAGCAGCGGCGGTTCTACTGCAGCACCGGCACCGAGCACGCCTGTTAGTTCCGGAACTTGGACAAGACCGGCATCCGGTGCTATCACAACTGAGTACGGCTGGGATACATTGAACGGCAAGCCTCGTTACCACTATGGTATCGATGTCGCGGCACGAGGTAGTGTTCCAATCGTTGCAGCAGCAGATGGATATGTCATCAAGAGCCAATACAGCTCAAGCTACGGTAACGTTGTATACATCACTCACTCGATTAACGGAAAAACCTTTACTACAGTCTATGCCCATATGTCTTCTTCATCAGTAAGCAGCGGACAGCCTGTAGACAAAGGACAGCAAATCGGGTACATGGGGAACACAGGTTATTCCTTCGGTCAGCATTTACACTTTGAACTTCATGCAGGTTCATGGAATGCGTCGAAATCAAACTCTGTTAACCCGCGCCAATATATCAATTTCTAA
- a CDS encoding class I SAM-dependent methyltransferase, with product MQGHGHLFQHHKASKLLDPKRQEMVPVDKVLELLQLDRNDLLADLGCGNGYLTLPIAKSVDTKVHAVDLQQEMLEYLQHRAKEADVTNIEYEKASLEYLSFNKNTLDKVVSAFVLHEVPNLTKVFQDLNDMLKDDGLWLILDWEAVESEMGPPIEERIPSEELAQQLDTAGFNTEVGHLHPAVYNIVVRKG from the coding sequence ATGCAAGGACACGGACATCTTTTTCAACACCACAAAGCATCCAAACTGCTCGATCCAAAACGGCAGGAAATGGTGCCGGTGGACAAAGTACTCGAGCTTCTTCAATTGGATAGAAATGACCTCCTCGCCGACCTCGGATGCGGCAACGGCTATCTGACACTGCCGATCGCAAAGTCGGTAGATACAAAGGTACATGCCGTCGACCTTCAGCAAGAGATGCTCGAATATCTCCAGCACCGTGCCAAGGAAGCGGATGTAACCAATATTGAATATGAAAAAGCCTCGCTGGAATACTTAAGTTTTAACAAGAACACTCTGGACAAAGTTGTTTCTGCATTCGTCCTGCATGAAGTACCGAATCTGACCAAGGTATTCCAAGATTTGAATGACATGCTGAAAGACGACGGCCTATGGCTGATCCTCGACTGGGAGGCGGTGGAATCGGAAATGGGACCGCCGATCGAAGAACGGATTCCTTCGGAAGAATTGGCACAGCAATTGGATACGGCCGGATTCAATACCGAAGTTGGCCATCTGCACCCGGCTGTTTATAATATTGTTGTACGCAAGGGATAA
- a CDS encoding cytochrome c biogenesis CcdA family protein: MVEVSIWFALAAGALSFFSPCVFPLLPAYVSHLTGGQAEGGRIQVERKVVFIRSFGFIAGFSFIFILMGASASLLGGLFSEYRMYIEQIAGILIIVFGLQMMGWISFSFLMKGGKQFEVKKKGTAFGSVLLGMAFASGWSPCVGITLSSILLLAGASSTLTQGIMLLIVYSLGLALPFLIISMMITRTFSVMKKVNRILPKLAKFNGVLMVAMGLLVFSGKMQQISAYLSVFSLFST, from the coding sequence ATGGTAGAGGTATCAATTTGGTTTGCGCTGGCTGCGGGGGCGCTGTCGTTTTTCTCGCCGTGTGTGTTTCCGCTGCTGCCGGCTTATGTGAGTCACTTGACCGGCGGGCAGGCTGAAGGCGGGCGGATCCAGGTGGAGCGAAAAGTGGTATTTATCAGGTCCTTCGGATTCATCGCCGGTTTTTCTTTCATCTTTATTTTAATGGGGGCATCCGCAAGTCTGCTCGGCGGATTATTCTCGGAGTACCGGATGTACATAGAACAAATTGCCGGGATCCTCATTATCGTGTTCGGCCTGCAGATGATGGGCTGGATTTCGTTCTCCTTCCTGATGAAGGGCGGAAAACAATTTGAAGTGAAGAAGAAAGGGACGGCTTTTGGTTCGGTCCTTCTCGGGATGGCATTTGCCAGCGGATGGTCTCCGTGCGTCGGGATCACCTTATCGTCGATCCTACTATTGGCGGGTGCAAGCTCGACGCTCACTCAGGGCATCATGCTCCTGATTGTGTATTCACTTGGTCTGGCGCTTCCGTTTCTGATCATCTCAATGATGATCACAAGGACATTCAGCGTCATGAAAAAAGTGAACAGGATTCTTCCGAAGCTTGCGAAGTTCAACGGCGTCTTGATGGTCGCCATGGGGCTTCTCGTTTTCAGCGGAAAAATGCAGCAGATCTCCGCATATCTTTCCGTATTCAGTCTCTTTTCAACCTAG
- a CDS encoding response regulator transcription factor translates to MVVNVQNKSILVVEDDAKIRKLIKIFLEKEGYEVFEAGDGEEGKRMFREHDPCFAILDLMLPEIQGEELCRWIREDEKSDIGIIMVTAKASESERIHGLKTGADDYVTKPFSPTELVTRVETVLRRTSNRCQKLSRSGLTLKPQKGEVTYKGKPIELTAFEFRILQLLMMHPGQVISRQQILDSLYELHEKIVSERTIDVHIRHLRQKLQEDTSLNVIETVRGMGYKFNG, encoded by the coding sequence ATGGTCGTGAACGTTCAGAATAAAAGCATCCTCGTCGTGGAAGACGATGCAAAGATCCGGAAACTCATAAAGATCTTTCTTGAAAAAGAAGGCTATGAAGTATTTGAAGCGGGTGACGGTGAAGAAGGGAAGCGCATGTTCAGGGAGCATGATCCCTGCTTCGCCATCCTTGATTTGATGCTGCCTGAAATTCAAGGGGAAGAGCTGTGCAGATGGATTCGCGAGGATGAAAAGAGCGACATCGGCATCATCATGGTGACCGCAAAAGCGAGTGAAAGTGAACGGATCCACGGGTTGAAAACCGGGGCGGATGATTATGTCACGAAGCCGTTCAGTCCGACCGAGCTCGTGACCCGGGTGGAAACGGTTCTCCGCCGTACATCCAACCGGTGCCAAAAGCTCAGCCGCAGCGGACTCACCCTTAAACCTCAAAAAGGGGAAGTGACGTATAAAGGAAAACCAATTGAACTGACTGCTTTCGAATTCCGGATTCTGCAGCTGCTGATGATGCATCCAGGCCAGGTCATTTCAAGGCAGCAGATCCTTGATTCCCTGTATGAATTACATGAAAAAATAGTGTCGGAACGGACGATCGACGTTCACATCCGCCATCTGAGGCAAAAACTCCAGGAAGATACGAGCCTGAATGTCATCGAAACGGTAAGAGGAATGGGGTATAAATTCAATGGTTAA
- a CDS encoding cell wall metabolism sensor histidine kinase WalK, translating to MVNRKKLGSLLTQLTFLNTFIIAAVILIAGFTVKNYACNLVNQQQITGASLESLLNDYLIKVSALAFLLAGGFHFFFIKWLTTPLKKLTEATQALKKGEYPEKLKKPLIYEVKELSEAFNDLSETTALVKTKQNRLLRDLSHELRTPLTNLTGYLEGLEKGIVEGDKEMYRSLQEETGRIERLLQQLVHINRWTADENLTAHHQDEILIHELLQSRITAFQLKFKEKEIDVTAELAPCSLKGNRDGLHQVFSNLLQNIADYDVGKKLFIKGFVADQQYAVQFSHDGKEIPKAEKDLIFERFYRVDSSRSFVTDGAGLGLAITKEIVQAHGGTLTLETDGHHHTFEVRLPAGQFKKEENDDESTMV from the coding sequence ATGGTTAACCGTAAAAAGCTCGGGAGTCTATTGACCCAGCTCACCTTTCTCAACACCTTCATCATCGCGGCCGTGATCCTGATTGCCGGATTTACCGTGAAGAATTACGCCTGCAACCTGGTAAACCAGCAGCAGATCACAGGGGCAAGTCTTGAAAGTCTATTGAACGATTATCTTATAAAAGTCAGTGCGCTTGCGTTCCTTCTGGCAGGAGGCTTTCATTTCTTTTTCATCAAATGGCTGACAACCCCATTGAAGAAGCTGACGGAAGCGACTCAAGCACTGAAAAAGGGAGAGTACCCCGAAAAATTGAAAAAGCCGCTCATCTATGAGGTGAAGGAGTTAAGTGAAGCATTTAATGATCTTTCGGAAACGACGGCACTTGTAAAAACGAAACAAAACCGGCTGCTCCGGGACCTGTCACATGAACTGCGGACGCCGCTCACGAACCTGACCGGCTACCTTGAAGGGCTGGAAAAAGGGATCGTTGAAGGGGACAAAGAAATGTACCGTTCACTGCAGGAAGAAACCGGCCGTATCGAGCGGCTCCTGCAGCAGCTTGTACACATCAATCGATGGACGGCCGATGAAAACCTGACCGCTCATCATCAGGATGAGATCCTCATTCACGAACTGCTGCAAAGTCGGATCACGGCTTTTCAGCTGAAATTCAAGGAAAAAGAAATCGATGTAACGGCTGAACTTGCACCTTGTTCCCTCAAAGGGAACCGGGACGGTCTTCACCAGGTCTTCAGCAATCTCCTGCAAAATATTGCCGACTACGACGTCGGAAAAAAACTTTTTATAAAAGGATTTGTGGCTGACCAGCAGTATGCAGTACAATTTTCTCATGACGGAAAAGAGATCCCCAAAGCTGAAAAAGACCTCATCTTTGAACGTTTTTACCGGGTCGATTCCTCCCGATCGTTTGTCACTGATGGAGCGGGCTTGGGCCTTGCGATCACAAAGGAAATCGTACAGGCGCATGGAGGCACGCTGACGCTGGAGACAGACGGACATCACCACACATTTGAAGTCCGGCTGCCGGCCGGTCAATTTAAAAAAGAGGAGAATGATGATGAATCAACAATGGTATAA
- a CDS encoding redoxin domain-containing protein: MNKRNFALAIVALLIGIFLVNIFQDQQEKKEQEEAAKLAEESMDLSNAEQGLAKGDRAPDFELTTLAGEKVKLSDYQGQKVILNFWATWCPPCKAEMPHMQKYYEKNAEKENVEILAVNLTSMDEGRNAVQQFVDGYELTFPIPMDVDGDIGGEYRAFTIPTTYMIDTKGQIQHKIVGPMNEEMMGEMVSGMD; encoded by the coding sequence GTGAATAAACGTAACTTTGCTTTGGCCATCGTGGCACTCCTGATCGGGATCTTCCTGGTGAACATATTCCAGGATCAGCAGGAGAAAAAGGAACAAGAGGAAGCGGCAAAGCTTGCAGAGGAGTCCATGGACCTGTCCAATGCCGAACAGGGACTGGCGAAGGGCGACCGTGCACCGGACTTTGAACTCACGACTCTGGCCGGCGAAAAAGTGAAGCTTTCCGATTACCAGGGTCAGAAAGTGATCCTTAACTTCTGGGCGACCTGGTGTCCGCCGTGTAAGGCCGAAATGCCGCATATGCAAAAATACTACGAAAAAAATGCTGAGAAAGAAAATGTAGAGATACTTGCCGTGAACCTTACCAGCATGGATGAGGGCAGGAATGCTGTACAACAATTTGTGGACGGCTACGAACTCACCTTCCCGATCCCGATGGACGTAGATGGTGATATCGGCGGGGAATACCGCGCCTTTACCATCCCCACCACCTACATGATCGACACCAAAGGTCAGATCCAGCACAAAATCGTCGGCCCCATGAACGAAGAAATGATGGGCGAAATGGTCTCTGGAATGGACTAA
- a CDS encoding DUF302 domain-containing protein: MFHYTKEVSLSVKEAAEKVEAALKEESFGVLWNLDLAGKLEEKGLDFNEEVVILEVCNPHEAKKVLEQSMLVSYFLPCKVTVYTENGTTKVGMAKPSKLIELVDNDELKNIALDIEDRLIACMDRV, encoded by the coding sequence ATGTTTCATTACACAAAAGAAGTTTCGTTGAGTGTGAAAGAAGCGGCGGAGAAGGTGGAAGCTGCGCTGAAAGAGGAGAGCTTCGGCGTTCTTTGGAATCTCGATCTTGCCGGAAAGCTTGAGGAAAAAGGCCTCGATTTCAATGAGGAAGTCGTGATCCTTGAAGTGTGCAATCCTCATGAGGCAAAGAAAGTGCTCGAACAAAGCATGCTTGTCAGCTACTTCCTGCCGTGTAAAGTCACCGTTTATACTGAAAACGGCACGACTAAGGTCGGCATGGCGAAGCCAAGCAAGTTGATTGAGCTGGTGGATAATGATGAACTTAAAAATATCGCGCTGGACATTGAAGATCGATTGATCGCTTGTATGGACCGGGTATAG